GGGGACCTGACCGTCCCTGGTGTTCCGGGTGCCGGTCGTCATTCCCCCTGCTTCCGTCCCGAGGGCCCGCGTGAAGTGCGGGCTGCGAACTCTGATGCGTGCGGTCCATAGGGGCCGTCACCCCTGGCTTCGGGTGAGAAAGCATTTTGCTGCCGCACGCGTAGCTCTCACCCTAACGAAAACCAAGGCGAAACCATGTTGCTGGAGACGTCCGGTTCGATGCTCCGCTCCAGTAAAGGATCAGGAACGGGACCACGGTTGGATTCTGGTCACGACGCGGTTGGAGACACAAGAAAGCCCCGGAACATCAATGATGTTCCGGGGCTTCCCATTGTGCGCGGAGGGGGACTTGAACCCCCACCCCCTTTCGAGGACTAGCACCTCAAGCTAGCGCGTCTGCCATTCCGCCACCCGCGCAGGTGGTAATTCGGGAAGCGTCTCCGCCTTTCAGCGTTTCGCGCCTCTCCGAAGCAGCGAGAAAAACTCTAACACGAACTTTCCGGGAACAACGAATCGGGCCAAGTAGGTAGGCTGAGGGCAGCGATTCAGCTCGTGCCACCCAGTCATTCCCTACCAAGGAGCCACCAATGCCTGACGTCCTGCCCGAGGATGAAGTTGTCCGGATCTGCCAGGAACTCATCCGGATCGACACTTCCAACTACGGCGACGGATCGGGGCCGGGGGAGCGGGCGGCGGCAGAGTATGCCGCGGGGCTCATCGAGGAAGTGGGGCTGGACGCCGAGATCTTCGAGTCAGCGCCCGGCCGCGCGAACGTAGTCACCAGGATGGCAGGGGAGGACCCCTCGGCCAGTGCGCTGGTGGTCCATGGCCACCTGGACGTCGTTCCGGCGCTCCGGGACCAGTGGTCCGTGGACCCGTTCGGGGCAGAACTGAAAGATGGCCTCATTTGGGGACGCGGCGCCGTCGACATGAAGGACATGGACGCCATGATCCTTTCGGTGCTGAGGAGTTTTGCCAGGGAGGGCAGGAAGCCCAAACGGGACATCATCTTCGCTTTCTTCGCGGATGAGGAGGCCGGCGGCGTCTATGGCGCCCGCTACGCCGTCGACAACCGGCCCGAACTTTTCGAGGGCGCCGCCGAAGCCATCTCGGAGGTGGGGGGCTTCTCGGCCACCATCGGCGGCCAGCGGACCTACCTGCTGCAGACGGCGGAAAAGGGCATCTCCTGGCTCCGGCTCGTAGCGCACGGACGGGCTTACCACGGTTCGCAGATCAACACCGACAATGCCGTGACCCGGCTGGCCGCTGCCGTGACCCGGATTGGCGAATACAAGTGGCCCATCGAGCTCACTCCCACCACCCGGCAGTTCCTTGACGGGGTGACGGAACTCACTGGAGTGGAGTTCGACGCCGACAACCCCGACCTGCTGCTCAACCAGTTGGGTACGGTGGCCCGGTTTGTCGGCGCGACCCTGCAGAACACCACGAATCCCACGCTCCTCAAGGGCGGCTACAAGCACAACGTCATTCCCGAGTCCGCCGAAGCCCTGGTTGACTGCCGGACCCTCCCGGGCCAGGAGCAGCAGGTCCTCGAAATCGTGCGCGAACTCGCCGGCAACGGCGTGGACGTCAGCTACGTCCACAACGACGTCTCGCTTGAAGTCCCGTTCGCCGGCAACCTTGTGGACTCGATGATCGACGCTCTCCACAAGGAGGATCCCGGTGCCAAGGTGCTGCCCTACACGCTCTCCGGCGGTACAGACAACAAGTCGCTCAGCCGCCTGGGGATCACCGGCTACGGGTTTGCGCCCCTCATGCTGCCGGACGAGCTGGACTTCACGGGCATGTTCCACGGGGTGGACGAGCGCGTCCCGGCGGATTCCCTGAAGTTCGGTGCCCGGGTGCTGAACACCCTGCTCACCAACTACTGAGAGGAGCTTACCGTGAGCCCCGAGGAACTCCTGCCTGATGAGCTCCTGCAGCGCATCCGCAGCCGCGCCGCCGGATATGACCGTGATAACGCCTTCTTCCATGAAGACCTGGAGGAGTTGGCAGCGGCAGGCTACTTGAAGCTTTTCGTACCAGCGTCCGACGGCGGTGCCGGGCTTGGGCTTGAAGCGGCGGCGCAGTGCCAGCGCAGGCTGGCAACGGCTGCCCCGGCCACCGCTTTGGCCGTCAACATGCACCTCGTCTGGACCGGCGTCGCGCACGTACTGGCGGCGCGGGGCGACAACTCGCTCGATTTTGTCCTCAAGGAAGCTGCCCGGGGCGAGGTCTTCGCCTTCGGCAACTCGGAAGCCGGGAACGACTCGGTCCTCTTCGACTCACGGACCACTGCCACACCGGAACAGGATGGCGGCTACTCCTACACCGGTACAAAGATTTTCACCAGCCTCTCGCCGGCCTGGACCCGGCTGGGCATCTTCGGGAAAGACGCTGCAGCCCGGGACGGTGCCGGGGAACTGGTCCACGGATTCATCACCAGGGAAACTCCCGGCTACCGGATCCTGGACGACTGGGACACCCTGGGCATGCGGGCCAGCCAGTCCGCCACGACGGTCCTGGAAGCCGTGAAAGCCCCAGCCGACCGCATCTTCCGCAAGCTGCCGGTCGGCCCCAACGCCGACCCCCTGATCTTCGCGATCTTCGCCTGCTTCGAGAGCCTCCTGGCCGCCGTCTACACGGGCCTCGGAGAACGCGCCCTGGCCGTGGGAGTGGATAACGTGAAACGGCGTACCTCCTTCAAAAACGGCGGGCGAAGCTACGCGCAGGACCCCGACATCCGCTGGAAGGTGGCAGAGGCCGCCATGGCCATGGACGTCCTGTACCCGCAGCTCAGGACCGTCACTGCCGACGTCGACGCCCTGGTTGATCACGGAAGCCAGTGGTTTCCCAAACTGGTGGGATTGAAGGTGAACGCCACCGAAACCGCCCGCCGCGTGGTGGACCTGGCCATCCGGGTCAGCGGGGGATCAAGCTATTTCAGGGGCGCGGAACTGGAACGGCTCTACCGGGACGTGCTGGCCGGGATGTTCCACCCCTCCGACGACGAATCTGCCCACAACACCATAGCCAACGCGTGGCTGGGGCCGTTGGAAGACTAAACGGTCCGCTGGACCGCACCTTCCTAAACGGTCCGCTGGACCTGCATCACCCGGCGCCGCAGCCAAAAGCGCCTGCCGCCGCCCACATAGAGCTTGCTGCGTTCGAGTTCCCACTTGCCGTATTC
This region of Arthrobacter sp. DNA4 genomic DNA includes:
- a CDS encoding acyl-CoA dehydrogenase family protein, coding for MSPEELLPDELLQRIRSRAAGYDRDNAFFHEDLEELAAAGYLKLFVPASDGGAGLGLEAAAQCQRRLATAAPATALAVNMHLVWTGVAHVLAARGDNSLDFVLKEAARGEVFAFGNSEAGNDSVLFDSRTTATPEQDGGYSYTGTKIFTSLSPAWTRLGIFGKDAAARDGAGELVHGFITRETPGYRILDDWDTLGMRASQSATTVLEAVKAPADRIFRKLPVGPNADPLIFAIFACFESLLAAVYTGLGERALAVGVDNVKRRTSFKNGGRSYAQDPDIRWKVAEAAMAMDVLYPQLRTVTADVDALVDHGSQWFPKLVGLKVNATETARRVVDLAIRVSGGSSYFRGAELERLYRDVLAGMFHPSDDESAHNTIANAWLGPLED
- a CDS encoding M20/M25/M40 family metallo-hydrolase; protein product: MPDVLPEDEVVRICQELIRIDTSNYGDGSGPGERAAAEYAAGLIEEVGLDAEIFESAPGRANVVTRMAGEDPSASALVVHGHLDVVPALRDQWSVDPFGAELKDGLIWGRGAVDMKDMDAMILSVLRSFAREGRKPKRDIIFAFFADEEAGGVYGARYAVDNRPELFEGAAEAISEVGGFSATIGGQRTYLLQTAEKGISWLRLVAHGRAYHGSQINTDNAVTRLAAAVTRIGEYKWPIELTPTTRQFLDGVTELTGVEFDADNPDLLLNQLGTVARFVGATLQNTTNPTLLKGGYKHNVIPESAEALVDCRTLPGQEQQVLEIVRELAGNGVDVSYVHNDVSLEVPFAGNLVDSMIDALHKEDPGAKVLPYTLSGGTDNKSLSRLGITGYGFAPLMLPDELDFTGMFHGVDERVPADSLKFGARVLNTLLTNY